A part of Paenibacillus sp. sptzw28 genomic DNA contains:
- a CDS encoding arylamine N-acetyltransferase — translation MNDSRHILKAEVRAYLERIGYEGPVDGSASALAAIQERHLHAVPYENLDILRRRPLSLELHDLYEKIVVRRRGGYCFELNALFGWLLRELGYPVTDYMARFWRDEPNPPPKRRHQVLKVQAGDDFFLCDVGVGGIVPRRPIQMTEGLEHEQGGECYRLERDSYYGWMLCELKHGQWSRLYSFTEEPQLPKDFIMATYWCENSPDSIFTKDAMVALRTLEGRNTIAGKEFRIFTSEGVKAFVPQTMEEYSEALRTYFGISTE, via the coding sequence ATGAATGACAGCCGTCATATTCTTAAAGCCGAGGTACGCGCCTATCTCGAGAGAATAGGCTATGAAGGTCCGGTTGACGGCAGCGCCTCCGCTCTCGCTGCAATTCAGGAGCGGCATCTCCATGCTGTGCCGTACGAAAATCTCGATATCCTTCGCCGCCGCCCGCTGTCACTTGAACTTCACGACCTCTATGAGAAAATTGTCGTGCGCCGCCGCGGCGGCTATTGCTTCGAGCTCAATGCACTCTTCGGTTGGCTCTTGCGGGAGCTCGGGTATCCGGTAACGGATTATATGGCCCGCTTCTGGCGCGATGAACCGAATCCGCCGCCGAAACGGAGGCATCAAGTCTTGAAAGTCCAGGCTGGAGACGACTTCTTTCTCTGTGATGTAGGTGTTGGCGGCATTGTACCGAGACGGCCGATTCAAATGACCGAGGGCCTGGAGCATGAGCAGGGCGGCGAGTGTTACCGGCTTGAACGCGATTCCTATTACGGCTGGATGCTGTGTGAATTGAAGCACGGGCAGTGGAGCCGGCTTTATTCCTTCACCGAGGAGCCGCAGCTGCCAAAGGACTTTATTATGGCCACTTACTGGTGCGAGAACTCCCCGGATTCCATTTTCACTAAAGACGCCATGGTGGCGCTCCGTACCCTTGAGGGGAGAAACACTATTGCAGGCAAGGAGTTTCGCATCTTTACCTCCGAGGGGGTAAAAGCTTTTGTGCCGCAGACGATGGAAGAGTACAGCGAAGCTCTGCGCACTTATTTCGGCATTTCAACAGAGTGA
- a CDS encoding alpha-glucuronidase family glycosyl hydrolase encodes MSGSSSPYEGAGHSGWLGLNRLDPGELYDQYAAWCGRIVASGKHDIIDTAAAELTRGVEYLLGKRPIVSARPESDYCIALGTFGSGDLPDRTFGEDARWAIGPEGYAIKTNTADRCIAIGAWTPSGVLYGVFHLLRLLGTGSTVDGLELSENPANKLRMINQWDNIDGSIERGYAGRSIFYENNKITANLERVRDYARLLASTGINAIAINNVNVHKYETMFLTDHYLPDVAKLADIFRAFGIKLFLSINFASPIEIGGLSTADPLEPAVRQWWRGKADEVYAAIPDFGGFLVKADSENRPGPFTYGRDHADGSNMLAEALQPHGGIVIWRCFVYNCKQDWRDRLTDRARAAHDHFTPLDGRFMENVVLQVKNGPMDFQVREPVSPLFGAMEATNQVIEFQITQEYTGQQRHLCYLVPQWKEALDFDTFAKGEGSSVKRIVDGSLYGSRRSGFAAVSNIGDDANWTGHLLAQANLYGYGRLAWNPDLSAEGIAEEWVRLTFGGDDRLIRTICGMLMDSWSIYESYTAPLGIGWMVNPDHHYGPNVDGYEYSKWGTYHFADCKGIGVDRTVKTGTGYAGQYIGNNADMYESVDTCPDELLLFFHHVPYTHVLHSGQTVIQHIYDTHFEGAERAGRLKKAWSSLSGSMDEAMYRQVEERLTEQAQHAREWRDMINTYFFRKSGIGDELGRRIY; translated from the coding sequence ATGAGCGGGTCGTCATCGCCATACGAAGGGGCTGGACACAGCGGCTGGCTTGGCCTGAATCGGCTCGATCCGGGAGAGCTGTATGATCAATATGCGGCCTGGTGCGGACGGATCGTCGCGAGCGGGAAGCATGACATCATCGATACGGCTGCGGCGGAACTCACGCGGGGCGTTGAGTACCTGCTCGGCAAACGTCCAATCGTATCCGCCCGCCCCGAAAGTGATTACTGCATCGCTCTCGGAACATTCGGCAGCGGCGATCTTCCTGATCGTACTTTCGGCGAGGACGCCCGTTGGGCGATCGGACCGGAAGGCTATGCCATTAAGACGAATACGGCCGATCGCTGCATCGCGATTGGGGCTTGGACTCCGTCCGGCGTCCTCTACGGCGTATTCCATTTGCTCAGATTGCTCGGTACCGGCAGCACGGTCGACGGACTTGAGCTGTCAGAGAATCCGGCGAACAAGCTGCGTATGATTAACCAATGGGACAATATCGACGGCAGCATTGAGCGCGGATACGCGGGAAGATCCATTTTCTACGAAAATAATAAAATTACGGCGAACCTGGAGCGTGTTCGCGACTATGCCAGGCTGCTTGCGTCCACGGGGATAAACGCCATTGCAATCAACAATGTGAATGTCCATAAATACGAAACGATGTTTCTCACGGACCACTATCTCCCGGACGTGGCGAAGCTCGCGGACATATTCCGAGCATTCGGCATCAAGCTGTTTCTCAGTATTAATTTTGCGAGTCCGATCGAAATTGGAGGCTTATCGACAGCAGATCCGCTCGAGCCTGCCGTACGCCAGTGGTGGCGAGGCAAAGCGGACGAGGTGTATGCGGCGATCCCGGATTTCGGCGGTTTTCTCGTCAAAGCGGATTCGGAGAATCGGCCCGGGCCGTTTACCTATGGGCGGGACCATGCGGACGGCTCCAATATGCTTGCCGAGGCGCTGCAGCCTCATGGCGGCATCGTAATTTGGCGGTGTTTTGTTTATAACTGCAAGCAGGATTGGCGCGACCGCTTAACGGACAGGGCCAGGGCGGCTCACGACCATTTCACGCCCCTGGACGGCCGGTTTATGGAGAATGTCGTTCTGCAGGTGAAGAACGGCCCGATGGACTTTCAGGTTCGCGAGCCCGTATCGCCGCTCTTCGGCGCTATGGAAGCGACGAATCAGGTGATTGAATTCCAGATTACGCAGGAATATACGGGCCAGCAGCGGCATCTGTGCTACCTTGTACCGCAGTGGAAAGAGGCGCTCGACTTCGATACCTTCGCCAAGGGTGAAGGGTCGAGCGTCAAGCGCATCGTTGACGGTTCCTTGTATGGCAGCCGCCGCAGCGGTTTTGCAGCGGTCTCGAACATCGGGGACGATGCGAATTGGACGGGTCATCTGCTGGCGCAGGCCAACTTGTACGGCTACGGGCGGCTTGCCTGGAATCCCGATCTGTCCGCCGAAGGAATTGCCGAGGAATGGGTAAGGCTCACCTTCGGCGGGGACGACCGGCTAATCCGGACGATTTGCGGCATGCTTATGGATTCCTGGAGCATCTATGAATCGTATACGGCTCCGCTCGGCATCGGCTGGATGGTTAATCCCGATCACCATTACGGTCCCAATGTGGACGGCTATGAGTATTCCAAATGGGGGACTTATCATTTCGCCGACTGCAAGGGGATCGGTGTCGACCGTACGGTGAAGACGGGGACGGGCTACGCGGGTCAGTATATTGGAAACAACGCCGATATGTACGAATCGGTCGATACATGCCCGGATGAACTGCTGCTGTTCTTCCACCATGTCCCGTATACACATGTGCTGCATTCCGGCCAAACGGTCATTCAGCATATTTACGATACCCACTTCGAAGGTGCGGAGCGGGCTGGGAGGCTGAAGAAAGCTTGGAGCAGTCTATCGGGAAGCATGGACGAAGCGATGTATCGGCAGGTTGAAGAGCGGCTAACCGAGCAGGCGCAGCATGCCAGGGAATGGCGCGATATGATCAATACGTATTTCTTCAGGAAGAGCGGAATAGGCGACGAACTTGGACGGCGAATATATTGA
- a CDS encoding small acid-soluble spore protein H, whose protein sequence is MNIRRAKEIAESAEMKNVTYDGTPVYIQHVDEETESVRIYPLGQPEQEQSVPVNSLDEQQFE, encoded by the coding sequence ATGAATATTAGGCGCGCGAAAGAAATTGCCGAATCTGCGGAAATGAAGAATGTTACCTATGACGGAACGCCGGTCTATATCCAGCACGTTGATGAAGAGACCGAATCGGTGAGGATCTATCCTCTAGGGCAGCCGGAGCAGGAGCAAAGCGTTCCGGTGAACAGCCTTGACGAACAGCAATTCGAGTAG
- a CDS encoding DUF3139 domain-containing protein, with translation MILRTLAGTIVVVSILIVAFTVGAALYINFKLNSLESRIFQYLTTQKHYEKDEISNIDGAIGKLPFYQIRVIFKDEPNNVYIYREANNRIVQIYPDESKDSGEFKHKE, from the coding sequence GTGATTTTGAGAACACTGGCCGGAACAATAGTTGTGGTTTCCATCTTAATCGTTGCTTTTACGGTAGGCGCGGCTTTGTATATAAATTTCAAGCTAAACAGTTTGGAGAGCCGCATTTTCCAATATTTGACCACTCAGAAACATTATGAGAAAGATGAAATCTCAAATATTGATGGAGCAATCGGAAAGCTGCCGTTTTATCAAATTCGGGTTATTTTCAAAGATGAGCCCAATAATGTATATATCTATCGAGAAGCGAATAACCGGATTGTGCAGATATATCCGGATGAATCGAAAGATAGCGGCGAATTTAAACATAAGGAATAA
- a CDS encoding AraC family transcriptional regulator, with translation MSASFVPPPPGESISEIMIPDVKTTVNLFGMHLRRVSGDWHYPAHEHPQYEINYVLEGEQLMTVGGSSCLQRSGDLVLLRPGDVHSSRSGNNEPFTYFCIHFDIDDKIFLSLLSRMEQTLFPGDSPVTRQVQPVMSRLIDIAGQAGQKTMTQRMRLQSAIFELFGHLWEAISNEAVSLSSAAYGKVELAHQIRHRLQGLVSQSFKQGVAAEQHYGIDDISSELGISTSHCGRIFRHIFGMSPRAYLSGLVLHEAKLLLCNTRLSVQHIASLLGYRDIAHFSRQFKRWSDVSPSEYRRLNAGSE, from the coding sequence ATGTCAGCTTCCTTCGTGCCTCCGCCACCCGGAGAGAGCATTAGTGAAATTATGATTCCTGATGTGAAGACGACCGTCAACTTATTCGGCATGCATCTGCGCCGCGTCAGCGGCGATTGGCATTATCCGGCGCACGAGCACCCCCAGTATGAAATCAATTATGTGCTGGAGGGCGAACAACTTATGACGGTAGGCGGATCCAGCTGCCTGCAGCGGTCCGGCGATCTCGTTCTTCTCAGGCCGGGCGACGTTCATTCCAGCCGCAGCGGAAATAACGAGCCATTCACCTACTTCTGCATCCACTTCGATATTGACGATAAAATATTTCTGAGTCTGCTAAGCCGGATGGAGCAAACTCTGTTCCCGGGGGACAGCCCCGTTACCAGGCAGGTGCAGCCGGTCATGTCCAGGCTGATCGACATCGCGGGGCAAGCAGGCCAGAAGACAATGACGCAGCGGATGCGGCTGCAATCCGCCATCTTTGAGCTGTTCGGCCATTTGTGGGAGGCGATTTCCAACGAAGCCGTCTCGTTGTCCTCCGCCGCATACGGGAAGGTAGAGCTTGCCCATCAAATCCGCCACCGGCTGCAGGGACTCGTCAGTCAATCGTTCAAGCAGGGAGTCGCGGCCGAGCAGCATTACGGTATCGATGACATCTCCTCAGAGCTTGGTATAAGCACATCCCATTGCGGCCGTATTTTCCGGCACATATTCGGCATGTCACCGCGCGCGTACTTATCCGGCCTTGTCCTTCACGAAGCGAAGCTGCTGCTGTGCAATACGAGACTGTCGGTGCAGCATATCGCATCCCTTCTCGGCTACAGGGACATCGCCCATTTCAGCCGCCAATTCAAGCGGTGGTCGGACGTATCGCCCAGCGAGTACCGCCGCCTAAACGCAGGATCGGAATAG
- a CDS encoding glycoside hydrolase family 52 protein: MKKANIFYNAHHSPIGAFASFTLGFRGKKGGLGLELGKPADQNMYIGFQSRSGAVYETLPFFAAAEDASARYDVERLGEKGKETDEAAIVHHQDGGAGSRQIGGSRPLAAVITPFQTDDISRVFKTGTDTWQAGDLTLRIYSPVRSVPEPGKAEAEELKAAIVPSVFAELTLDNTQGRFARTGFFGYEGNDPYSAMRRLSDTGDGRFTGIGQGRLTAIVSKDDGVTPALGFTMEKILEEKLAHNLAFGLGGTGALLMEVPPGEKRTFRFAICFYRGGIVTAGMDASYYYTRHFANIEEVASYSLERFEELTDSCEQANAWIDSGGLSDDQSFMLAHAIHSYYGSTQLLDAGGEPVWIVNEGEYRMMNTLDLTADQLFYELRMNPWTVRNELELFVNRYSYKDKVRFPGDDKEYPGGLTFTHDMGVAGIFSRPQYSAYELAGLDDCFSYMSHEELVNWLCCSVVYIEQTKDREFTQRMLPVIRDCFESMLNRDHPVAGKRNGLMGLDSSRTQGGAEITTYDSLDVSLGQSRNNIYLAGKCWAVYVALERLFAHEELPELSRIAGAQADKCAASVAAELTDKGYIPAVIGENNDSRIIPAIEGLVFPYFTGCKEALDFNGRFGTYLQALKTHLNTVLVPGTCLYEYGAWKLSSTSTNSWLSKIYLSQFIAREIMDLPWDERGAAADAAHVNWLLHPELSYWCWSDQILNGLICGSKYYPRGVTAILWLLEDKKEGFK; encoded by the coding sequence ATGAAGAAAGCCAATATATTTTATAACGCTCACCATTCGCCGATCGGCGCTTTTGCCAGTTTTACATTGGGGTTTCGAGGAAAGAAGGGCGGGCTCGGGCTTGAGCTCGGAAAGCCGGCCGACCAGAATATGTATATCGGCTTCCAGTCACGGAGCGGCGCCGTTTACGAGACGCTGCCTTTCTTCGCAGCGGCTGAGGACGCAAGCGCGCGGTATGACGTCGAGAGGCTGGGGGAAAAGGGTAAGGAAACGGATGAAGCAGCAATAGTTCATCACCAGGACGGCGGTGCCGGCAGCCGGCAAATAGGCGGCAGCAGACCTTTGGCTGCGGTGATCACACCTTTCCAAACGGATGATATTTCCCGTGTATTCAAGACGGGAACGGATACATGGCAGGCGGGGGACTTGACGCTGCGCATCTATTCACCGGTGCGCAGCGTGCCTGAGCCCGGGAAAGCGGAAGCGGAGGAGCTTAAGGCTGCTATCGTTCCATCCGTATTTGCCGAGCTTACTTTGGACAATACGCAAGGCCGTTTTGCGCGCACGGGCTTCTTCGGTTACGAAGGAAACGACCCTTACAGCGCAATGCGGCGGCTCAGCGATACAGGCGACGGCCGGTTCACCGGAATCGGTCAAGGCCGACTGACCGCAATCGTATCCAAAGACGACGGCGTTACGCCTGCGCTCGGCTTTACAATGGAGAAGATTCTGGAAGAGAAGCTCGCGCACAATCTCGCATTCGGTCTCGGCGGTACGGGAGCCCTTCTCATGGAGGTGCCTCCCGGCGAGAAGCGGACCTTCCGGTTCGCAATCTGCTTTTATCGCGGCGGAATCGTTACGGCAGGTATGGATGCTTCTTATTACTATACCCGGCATTTTGCCAATATTGAGGAAGTGGCGAGCTACTCGCTCGAGCGGTTCGAGGAGCTGACCGATTCCTGCGAACAGGCCAACGCTTGGATCGACAGCGGGGGATTGTCGGATGATCAGTCATTCATGCTCGCTCACGCCATTCACAGCTACTACGGCAGCACGCAGTTGCTTGACGCAGGCGGAGAACCGGTGTGGATCGTCAATGAAGGCGAATATCGCATGATGAATACGCTCGATTTGACGGCTGACCAGCTGTTCTACGAGCTGCGGATGAATCCGTGGACGGTGCGCAATGAGCTTGAACTGTTCGTGAACCGCTACAGCTATAAGGACAAAGTGCGCTTCCCGGGGGACGATAAGGAATATCCCGGCGGACTTACGTTCACCCACGACATGGGTGTGGCGGGCATATTCTCGCGTCCGCAATACTCCGCTTACGAGCTTGCCGGTCTGGACGACTGCTTCTCCTATATGAGCCATGAAGAGCTTGTCAACTGGCTGTGCTGCTCGGTCGTTTATATAGAGCAGACGAAGGACCGCGAATTTACGCAGCGCATGCTTCCGGTGATTCGCGACTGCTTCGAGAGCATGCTGAACCGGGATCACCCGGTAGCCGGCAAGCGCAATGGCCTGATGGGACTGGACAGCTCCCGCACCCAGGGCGGCGCGGAAATTACGACCTACGACAGTCTCGACGTTTCGCTGGGACAATCGCGGAATAACATCTATTTGGCCGGCAAATGCTGGGCCGTCTATGTCGCGCTGGAGCGGCTGTTCGCCCATGAGGAGCTTCCGGAGCTGTCCCGAATCGCCGGAGCCCAGGCGGACAAATGCGCAGCATCGGTTGCGGCGGAGCTGACGGATAAAGGCTATATTCCGGCCGTTATCGGCGAGAATAACGATTCGAGAATCATTCCGGCAATCGAAGGGCTCGTATTCCCTTACTTCACCGGCTGCAAGGAAGCGCTTGATTTTAACGGACGGTTCGGGACTTACCTGCAGGCGCTCAAAACGCACTTGAATACGGTCCTCGTACCGGGAACCTGCCTGTACGAATACGGAGCCTGGAAGCTGTCCTCCACAAGCACCAACTCCTGGCTGAGTAAAATCTATTTGTCCCAGTTTATCGCCCGCGAGATTATGGATCTGCCTTGGGATGAGCGCGGCGCAGCTGCTGATGCGGCGCACGTGAACTGGCTGCTCCACCCGGAGCTGTCGTATTGGTGCTGGAGCGATCAGATTCTGAACGGACTCATATGCGGCAGCAAATATTATCCGCGCGGCGTTACAGCGATCCTCTGGCTGCTGGAAGATAAGAAGGAGGGCTTCAAATGA
- a CDS encoding NAD-dependent malic enzyme — MAMPATASTNIVLRLEMDKEKATFGRIATAIGEAGGDIVAVDMSGAGKKTTIRDITVNITETHRRELIVSVLNKLPGVQVLQVSDQTFLLHLGGKIEVTPKMTIKTRDDLSRVYTPGVANVCMAIHEEPNRAHTLTIKRNTIAVVSDGTAVLGLGNIGPLAAMPVMEGKAMLFKQLAGVDAFPICLDTQDTEEIIATIKRIAPAFGGINLEDISSPRCFEIERRLVEELDIPVFHDDQHGTAVVLLAGILNAVKLAGKELKDCKVVLCGVGAAGIACTKILLAAGVTNIVGVDRAGALVSGRNYEHEAWNWYAENTNPEREQGLLSDVITGADIFIGVSGPGVLKADDIRKMAQDPIVFAMANPTPEISPEEAEGLVKVLATGRSDYPNQINNVLCFPGLFRGVLDCRASRVTEEMKLAAAHAIAAVVTEDELNEYYIIPSVFNPHVADKVKEAVISAAYASGVARRRDRGL, encoded by the coding sequence ATGGCAATGCCGGCGACAGCAAGCACCAACATCGTCCTGCGCCTCGAAATGGATAAAGAAAAGGCAACATTCGGACGGATTGCCACTGCGATCGGAGAAGCCGGCGGCGATATTGTCGCCGTTGACATGAGCGGCGCAGGCAAGAAGACTACGATTCGGGACATTACGGTTAACATTACCGAAACGCATCGCAGAGAGTTAATTGTAAGCGTATTAAATAAACTGCCCGGCGTCCAGGTGCTTCAGGTCTCCGATCAGACGTTTCTACTGCATCTTGGCGGTAAGATCGAAGTGACGCCTAAGATGACGATCAAGACCCGCGACGATCTATCGCGCGTCTATACGCCTGGCGTAGCGAATGTATGCATGGCGATCCATGAGGAGCCAAACCGCGCGCATACGCTCACGATCAAGCGGAATACAATTGCCGTTGTATCGGACGGGACTGCCGTGCTCGGACTCGGCAATATCGGGCCGCTGGCAGCTATGCCCGTCATGGAAGGGAAAGCGATGCTGTTCAAGCAGCTTGCGGGCGTCGATGCATTCCCGATCTGTCTTGATACTCAGGATACGGAAGAAATTATTGCAACGATTAAAAGGATCGCACCGGCCTTTGGCGGAATTAATCTGGAGGATATCTCCTCTCCCCGCTGTTTTGAAATCGAGCGGCGGCTTGTCGAGGAGCTGGATATTCCGGTATTCCATGACGATCAACATGGAACCGCGGTTGTGCTGCTCGCGGGCATCTTGAATGCGGTCAAGCTGGCGGGTAAAGAACTCAAGGATTGCAAAGTCGTTCTGTGCGGCGTCGGTGCCGCCGGAATCGCCTGCACCAAAATACTGCTTGCGGCTGGGGTAACCAACATTGTCGGGGTTGACCGTGCCGGCGCGTTGGTAAGCGGCCGCAATTACGAGCATGAAGCATGGAATTGGTACGCCGAGAACACGAACCCCGAGCGGGAGCAGGGCTTACTGTCCGACGTCATCACAGGAGCCGATATCTTCATCGGAGTGTCCGGGCCCGGTGTACTGAAGGCGGACGATATCCGGAAAATGGCCCAAGACCCTATCGTCTTTGCAATGGCCAACCCGACGCCTGAGATTTCTCCCGAGGAGGCTGAGGGGCTGGTGAAAGTACTGGCCACAGGGCGCTCGGATTATCCGAATCAGATCAACAACGTGCTCTGTTTCCCGGGATTGTTCCGGGGCGTTCTGGACTGCCGTGCCTCACGCGTCACGGAGGAGATGAAGCTCGCGGCCGCCCACGCTATCGCGGCGGTCGTAACGGAGGACGAGCTCAACGAGTATTACATTATACCAAGCGTATTTAATCCGCATGTCGCGGACAAAGTGAAGGAAGCGGTTATCTCGGCAGCATATGCTTCCGGCGTAGCCCGTAGACGGGACCGGGGATTGTAA
- a CDS encoding alpha/beta fold hydrolase, whose product MPFAKINGIMLHYRTSGEGIPVVFIHPPLLTGANFNYQHAELSYDFQVVTFDIRGHGRSAESDIPVTYELIAEDLIQLLDHLQIDKAFVCGYSTGGSIALEALLAYPDRLYGGILISAMSEASDIVLRTRIRLAMGFSRSKSLSLMLMLGIAWGNADSLRTFRNLLRGAASGNIRNIHQYYSYSLGYSCTNQLSRIKAPILLLYGEKDKRFKRYRQLLQRTLRNFEVLTLNNKSHQLPTKAAYDMNNAIRYWIHDVFEEKGHSSGKEAEIPDAYAAFVVPPEAAGEPDGQQPAGNGPA is encoded by the coding sequence ATGCCTTTTGCAAAAATTAACGGAATAATGCTGCATTACCGGACGAGCGGAGAAGGGATTCCGGTCGTATTTATCCATCCCCCGCTGCTGACCGGCGCCAATTTCAATTATCAGCATGCGGAGCTGTCGTATGACTTTCAGGTTGTGACCTTCGATATCAGGGGACATGGACGAAGCGCTGAGTCGGACATTCCGGTTACCTATGAGTTGATCGCGGAGGATCTGATACAGCTGCTTGACCACCTGCAGATAGATAAAGCATTTGTATGCGGTTATTCGACGGGAGGATCGATCGCGCTGGAAGCCTTGCTTGCCTATCCGGACCGCCTGTATGGCGGAATTCTGATCAGCGCCATGTCGGAAGCGAGTGATATTGTACTAAGAACCCGGATTCGTCTCGCAATGGGATTCTCCAGATCGAAATCGTTAAGTCTTATGTTGATGCTGGGGATCGCATGGGGGAATGCGGACAGTCTGCGAACGTTTCGCAATCTGCTTCGAGGCGCTGCGAGCGGCAATATCCGCAACATCCACCAATATTACAGCTATAGTCTCGGCTACAGCTGTACGAATCAGCTGTCGCGTATAAAAGCGCCCATTCTCCTGCTGTACGGTGAAAAGGATAAACGCTTTAAGCGTTATCGCCAGCTGCTGCAGCGGACGCTCCGGAATTTCGAGGTATTAACGCTAAATAACAAGAGTCATCAGCTTCCGACAAAAGCGGCATATGACATGAATAACGCGATCAGGTATTGGATTCATGATGTGTTCGAGGAGAAGGGGCACAGCTCCGGGAAAGAAGCAGAAATTCCGGATGCGTATGCTGCCTTTGTAGTCCCCCCGGAGGCGGCCGGGGAGCCTGACGGTCAGCAGCCTGCCGGGAACGGGCCCGCCTGA
- a CDS encoding CapA family protein has translation MTELKIAAVGDILVKRSIISDAKLPDGSYSFENLFAKVAPYLKKADLTIGNLETTFPGGGRKHPKWRQSIGPLFKCPDQMAKALKEVGFDVLVTANNHCVDYGTAGLLRTIRVLDSAGIDHTGTFSSLQESRKLLIKKVKGVKIGILSYTEMTNKLPVAASRPWLVNKMRAGRIIRDMRALKKSGTDLVIVCLHFGREYQFIPNKGQKRLVNLLFKNGANIILGSHPHVLQPLSARGKKRFVIYSLGNFVSTKLRNNPHTQSSIILTLKIKKGKTGKTAITGMDYIPTHVSRRKTGGRGITEVIPIRDVLEGHISGLKTRQHMLMKRMLADTKKILKGKKIK, from the coding sequence ATGACTGAATTGAAAATAGCTGCGGTAGGAGATATTCTGGTCAAACGTTCTATCATTTCCGATGCCAAGCTTCCGGACGGGAGTTATTCGTTTGAGAACCTGTTCGCTAAAGTCGCTCCCTATCTGAAAAAAGCGGATTTGACGATTGGAAACCTCGAAACGACCTTCCCCGGAGGGGGCAGAAAACACCCCAAATGGCGGCAATCGATAGGTCCGTTGTTCAAATGCCCGGATCAGATGGCTAAGGCGCTTAAGGAAGTCGGCTTCGACGTATTAGTGACTGCGAACAATCACTGTGTCGATTACGGTACCGCCGGTCTGCTCCGCACGATTCGGGTATTGGACAGCGCCGGAATCGATCACACGGGCACGTTTAGCTCTTTGCAGGAGTCCAGAAAGCTGCTGATCAAGAAGGTAAAGGGCGTCAAGATCGGAATCCTCTCCTATACGGAAATGACAAACAAGCTTCCCGTAGCTGCAAGCAGACCTTGGTTGGTCAATAAGATGCGCGCGGGCAGGATCATCCGGGATATGCGAGCCCTCAAAAAAAGCGGCACCGATCTCGTTATCGTATGTCTGCATTTCGGTAGGGAGTACCAGTTTATACCGAACAAGGGCCAGAAGCGGCTGGTTAACCTTCTGTTTAAAAATGGGGCCAACATAATTCTGGGTTCCCATCCGCATGTTCTTCAACCGTTATCGGCAAGAGGAAAGAAGCGGTTCGTTATTTATTCTTTGGGTAATTTCGTCTCCACAAAGCTCAGAAATAACCCCCATACACAAAGCAGTATCATTCTTACCCTGAAAATTAAGAAAGGTAAAACGGGGAAAACCGCGATAACAGGAATGGACTACATCCCGACTCATGTGAGTCGAAGAAAAACGGGCGGCAGAGGAATTACCGAGGTGATCCCGATTCGCGATGTCTTGGAAGGGCACATTTCCGGTTTGAAAACAAGGCAGCACATGTTAATGAAACGCATGCTGGCCGACACGAAGAAGATTTTAAAGGGGAAAAAAATCAAATAA
- a CDS encoding GntR family transcriptional regulator — MNFTARPPSMSTRDNVYQTLRDQILLFELPPGASISEKEISQRFNVSRTPVRESFVRLAQEGLLEVYPQRGTFVSLIDLELVEEARFMREQLERAVIRLACAGFPDERLAELGSNLSLQKACIENQDYRTMFELDEAFHRTIFEGCRKNNTWAVIGQINVHLNRSRMLRLAADHHWDHLYEQHFQMAEAIRNKDEERAERLMKDHLSLTIADQALLKEKFPTYFK; from the coding sequence ATGAATTTCACTGCGAGACCGCCCTCGATGTCCACCCGGGATAACGTCTACCAGACGCTCAGAGACCAAATTCTGCTGTTCGAGCTTCCTCCCGGGGCAAGTATATCGGAGAAGGAAATATCACAGAGGTTCAATGTGAGCCGGACTCCGGTGCGGGAGAGCTTCGTTCGGCTCGCTCAGGAAGGACTTCTCGAGGTGTACCCGCAGCGCGGCACCTTCGTATCGCTTATCGACCTGGAGCTGGTTGAAGAGGCCAGGTTCATGCGCGAGCAGCTGGAACGGGCGGTCATCCGGCTGGCGTGCGCCGGCTTCCCGGACGAACGTTTAGCGGAACTGGGCAGCAATCTCTCATTGCAGAAAGCCTGCATAGAGAATCAGGATTACAGAACGATGTTCGAGCTTGACGAAGCGTTTCACCGTACGATCTTCGAAGGCTGCAGGAAAAACAACACATGGGCGGTGATCGGGCAAATCAATGTGCATCTGAACCGGAGCCGAATGCTTCGGCTCGCAGCCGACCATCATTGGGACCACCTTTACGAGCAGCATTTCCAGATGGCCGAGGCTATTCGGAACAAGGATGAGGAGCGGGCGGAGCGGCTGATGAAGGATCATCTAAGCTTAACGATTGCCGATCAAGCGCTGCTGAAAGAGAAATTTCCTACATATTTCAAATAA